The Aedes albopictus strain Foshan chromosome 1, AalbF5, whole genome shotgun sequence genomic interval TGCTCGGCAAGGAAGTCATGGAGAAGTTCGGTCTGCTCCCACTGAAGGAAGGATACTGGGACGGATACGACGAGAACATCAACCCGGCCATCATCGATGCCTTCTCCGCCGCCGCCTTCCGCTTTGGCCACTCGCTGCTGCCGACGGCCATCGAACGTTGGTCCAAGGCTCACAAGTTCATCGCCTCCAAGCGCTTGTCGGACCTGATCCGTCGTCCGTACGATCTATACCGCGCCGGAGTGTACGACGAATACCTGATGGGTCTGATGAACCAGGTCGCCCAGGCTATGGACGACTCGATCACCCAGGAAGTCACCAATCATCTCTTCAAGAAAGAGGGCGCCCGTTTCGGTATGGACCTGGTGTCGTTCAACATGCAGCGAGGCCGCGAGTTCGGCGTCCCCGGATACATGGAGTTCAGAAAGTTCTGCGGACTGCCGACAGCCGATACCTTCCAGGAACTGTTCGGATCGATGCCAAATGAGACCGTCCGACGATACGAGAGCATCTTCGAGTGAGTCGTACCCTCAGTAGATCAAGTAAACCTTATTCTAACCTCAATTTCCCTCCTTCCAGACACCCATCGGACGTGGATCTGTGGTCGGGCGGTGTGTCCGAACGCTCGCTGCCGGGATCGATGCTGGGACCCACCTTCGCCTGTATCATTGCCACCCAGTTCAGCTACGTCCGCCGCGGCGATCGGTTCTGGTACGAACTGCCGAACCAGCCGTCGTCCTTCACGCCCGAACAGCTGCAGGAGATCCGCAAGGCCAAACTGGCGCGGCTCATCTGCGACAACACCGATCTGATCGATACGGTGCAAATCTACCCGATGGTGTTGCCCGATCATGAAATGTAAGTCGGGCGTTGACTCTCCTTTCATTGTTGACAGTTACTAACCGCCTTTTTCTTTCACAGTAATCCAAGAGTGCCATGCAAGAGTGGAATCCTTCCATCGATCGACTTGACCAAGTGGGCTGACTACGGTCACGAATCTCACTCACCTCATCAATATGTATAATCAACTTTTCTCGATATATTTTCTCGCCTAAACTCAACGCTTCTTCctattttcagcaattcctaaacGAATTACCTGAGAACGTTGGCTTCAAGAAATAAACCGCTCATCACGCCCAGAATATCCCAATGTTTTCAGACAGACAACTTCTGCGCGAGTGATGAGAGCGTACATAAAGCCATGCGAGAGAAACATAAGAGTGAGCACGTGAGCCAACAAACAACTCCTCAGAGAGACAGAGCAAGAGAGCGAGATAGAACGAAAGAAACGAGGACAACAAACGGGATAAAACCATTTCAGAGATTATAAGTTAGATAATTCATATTATTTTTATGTTTCGTTCTAGTAAGCCAATCTTCGTCTACTCACTGCTGTACCTTTAGGAAGTCTTTCTCACTACCTTTCTTTTCCCGGAGACTCTCTCTCAAAAAATCCATCATCTTTTGTTGATNNNNNNNNNNNNNNNNNNNNNNNNNNNNNNNNNNNNNNNNNNNNNNNNNNNNNNNNNNNNNNNNNNNNNNNNNNNNNNNNNNNNNNNNNNNNNNNNNNNNNNNNNNNNNNNNNNNNNNNNNNNNNNNNNNNNNNNNNNNNNNNNNNNNNNNNNNNNNNNNNNNNNNNNNNNNNNNNNNNNNNNNNNNNNNNNNNNNNNNNNNNNNNNNNNNNNNNNNNNNNNNNNNNNNNNNNNNNNNNNNNNNNNNNNNNNNNNNNNNNNNNNNNNNNNNNNNNNNNNNNNNNNNNNNNNNNNNNNNNNNNNNNNNNNNNNNNNNNNNNNNNNNNNNNNNNNNNNNNNNNNNNNNNNNNNNNNNNNNNNNNNNNNNNNNNNNNNNNNNNNNNNNNNNNNNNNNNNNNNNNNNNNNNNNNNNNNNNNNNNNNNNNNNNNNNNNNNNNNNNNNNNNNNNNNNNNNNNNNNNNNNNNNNNNNNNNNNNNNNNNNNNNNNNNNNNNNNNNNNNcaggtcggactcgattatccggagtcgggcttTGGCGCTTTCCAAGAATACATCTCGCAAAcggaaagctgaaattttgactgattacttatCAATATTGGCTTGACAAAAATGTCCAAATTTCAGCTTTTTAGAGCGTTCCGTTCCCCAGATATGTGTTTGAAAAGCATCAGATCCCGGCTCCGGGGAGTGTCTCCGTTACTTTGGAATttcgtacgagaattctttcaagattactttctgaaatccctccagaaatttcttctgatatttctccagggatttttttttctggggttcctccagaatttctttctgggattccttcatcagtttttctagaatttcatcagaagttctttcttggattctttaaggtgaatatagaacgaagccacacctttaaTTTGCGaaacacaaatctgaggaaccaaacatcgcgccgagctgaaaaattgatcgattggtcacccgctggtggtgaccaatcgatcaatttttcagcttagtgcgatacctggttcttcagatttgtgcttttaaaaAATTTAGGTGTGGCTTTGttttatattcaccttaaagagtttcttatgatattgggctgaaaatctcggtaataaagataatataataataaaaactctccccgatttcttactgcgtttactGGGAATCTTCCCGAAGTTTaatctagtaatcttccaggaaatctttcctcaaatcctccaaaagttctttcaagaaatcatccaattattcctcgagggatactttcagaactgatgggttttctttaggattttttgggaatccttagtTAGTTCTGGGAACctttcaggagttgctggagaaatccccagattgttttccaagttcctagactcctctttcatagagaaatttatttctgaaagactaattcatcttaaggaacttctgagtTATTTCCTGacaatttctcagaagaaatccattaaggaatctggaggaatactaggtacaatcgctagtaggaattactgaagaaaaccaaagagatctctggtagatatttgagccccgtcggaaagaaacagcgaccaggagagaagaattcggCACAttgcgtaatttcaagaaaagcGTGTAAAAAATCgcgtgaaatttatttcacttaaaagaagtcttgtaaaaaaattgtagtgtaaaaattcaaGCAAAAAAAGTCTCGAACTGTTAAATTTTTCGAATAACACTaaaagagacaggccaagtcccagttggtacgtatagccgtaaagaagaagaaagCTGGTTGCTTCcaattcattcatggatgcattgcctcaagattaatgttaaactataaataacacgagtgttcgagggaacaactttgacaaaaactttagtgttgacgaaatcggataatgACAAAAACGGAGCATACCTGTAATTAAAACTTGAAAAGTTACGTAAAAATGACACTTTGACGATTCGACCATGTAATGGGACCACTTCCAGAAGGCCATTGCAAAAGGATATACAATGGAAGCTCGTTTTATGCCATAACACCCTGAAACTCCATGAGACccatgagacctccaggtacatcaagagacccctgaaacgctccaGAGACCTCCAGCCAACGCCCATGAAGcccccctggaaccccctaagATCCCCTGAAGTGTCCTTGAAACCTTCTGAAGTGCTCCTGGAACCTCCCCGAAAACCCCCGAAAAACCCAGAGAACCCCTAAGAATTTCCAAATGCTTCAGACATTTCCAGTCATtccttggaacacccctgaaacctcctgaaacgtccctgagacctccaggtactcccTGAAATCACCTTTGACCCATTCAcctaaacgcccctgaaacctcctacaATACCCCTAAACACCCCTaaacaaccccctgaaatacCCCATGGGACCTCTTATAA includes:
- the LOC109431146 gene encoding chorion peroxidase; the encoded protein is MTPFQRLIGPLYADGINAPRISVTGHDLPLSRVVSRTIHPDEGYHDHAGTVFVIAWGQFMDHDFTLTGTPLDPINRNDPEECCKRPPHLKHPYCNEIRIPDDDYFYRLFNVKCIDFVRGFPSPRAGCRLGSRQQFNTLTSVIDGNTIYGVNEKFTRKLRTGYNGLLRMNPVFAEYGLKDLLPLKLDIPDEGCTRPNKSMFCFEAGEIRVNEQLVLTCMHTLLAREHNRIATELGRINPHWDDETLFQESRRINIGIIQHITYNEFLPILLGKEVMEKFGLLPLKEGYWDGYDENINPAIIDAFSAAAFRFGHSLLPTAIERWSKAHKFIASKRLSDLIRRPYDLYRAGVYDEYLMGLMNQVAQAMDDSITQEVTNHLFKKEGARFGMDLVSFNMQRGREFGVPGYMEFRKFCGLPTADTFQELFGSMPNETVRRYESIFEHPSDVDLWSGGVSERSLPGSMLGPTFACIIATQFSYVRRGDRFWYELPNQPSSFTPEQLQEIRKAKLARLICDNTDLIDTVQIYPMVLPDHEINPRVPCKSGILPSIDLTKWADYGHESHSPHQYQFLNELPENVGFKK